The Medicago truncatula cultivar Jemalong A17 chromosome 4, MtrunA17r5.0-ANR, whole genome shotgun sequence genome includes a region encoding these proteins:
- the LOC11439220 gene encoding protein BUNDLE SHEATH DEFECTIVE 2, chloroplastic → MAQSLSFAPICSLKSSNTPGAVIGNSVVRKAFPMKEVCLNSKAGNFQSLVVKATEDSSKGTTKVKSIVCADCTGNGAKECTQCQGSGVNLIDHFNGRFKAGGLCWLCRGKKDILCGSCNGAGFIGGFMSTFDD, encoded by the exons ATGGCGCAGTCTTTGTCTTTTGCTCCTATTTGTTCCTTGAAATCTTCAAACACACCTG GAGCTGTTATTGGTAATTCGGTTGTCCGAAAGGCTTTTCCAATGAAGGAAGTTTGTCTGAATTCTAAAGCTGGAAACTTTCAGTCTTTGGTGGTTAAG GCTACAGAAGATAGTAGTAAAGGCACAACAAAAGTAAAGAGCATTGTTTGTGCTGATTGTACCGGAAATG GTGCAAAAGAATGTACACAATGCCAAGGTTCGGGAGTTAATTTGATAGATCACTTCAATGGCCGATTTAAAGCTGGTGGACTATGCTGGCTATGCAG GGGTAAAAAGGATATTTTGTGTGGAAGCTGTAATGGAGCTGGTTTTATTGGTGGATTTATGAGCACATTTGATGATTAG
- the LOC11441212 gene encoding uncharacterized protein: MMGIAVISFLLFHHTKQGDRFCVSKQMATTFLSVHRFLPSQRRENIGYLSGFKYSLSGGVLFNPNFSGRQLTGSHGNRFVVNSLFGIGRKVKKSIVRETVIPEPDYRIPVVLLGIAGGLVYTDNLVPAVPVGLLGLLLLVQATRVRFVFDDESLEVKIGDQLDESGENAFVGGKNRWKYSTFVNWEFWWPNFPILVYFKETQTKPEGQIHFFPIIFNGKQLYDIMVERAGPSKTSAPKES, from the exons ATGATGGGCATAGCTGTAATATCGTTCTTATTGTTCCACCACACAAAACAAGGTGATAGATTTTGTGTATCAAAACAAATGGCAACCACTTTCTTGTCCGTACACCGTTTTCTTCCCTCCCAAA gGAGGGAAAACATTGGATACTTGAGTGGTTTCAAGTATTCATTGAGTGGAGGAGTTTTGTTCAATCCAAATTTCTCTGGGAGACAATTAACAGGAAGCCATGGAAACCGTTTTGTTGTTAACTCACTT TTTGGAATTGGAAGGAAGGTGAAGAAGAGTATTGTCAGAGAGACTGTGATTCCTGAACCAGACTACAGAATTCCAGTTGTACTGCTTG GTATAGCTGGTGGGTTAGTTTACACAGATAATCTAGTGCCTGCAGTACCTGTTGGTCTTCTTGGATTGCTTCTGTTGGTCCAG GCCACCAGAGTGAGATTCGTCTTTGATGATGAGTCTTTG GAGGTAAAGATAGGCGATCAGCTCGATGAATCAGGTGAGAATGCTTTCGTCGGTGGAAAAAACCGTTGGAA GTACTCAACTTTTGTTAATTGGGAATTCTGGTGGCCAAACTTCCCTATCTTGGTTTACTTCAAGGAAACACAAACAAAGCCTGAAGGACAAATTCATTTCTTCCCTATAATATTT AATGGAAAGCAGCTTTATGACATTATGGTGGAAAGAGCCGGCCCTTCAAAAACTAGTGCCCCGAAAGAATCCTAA